One Oncorhynchus tshawytscha isolate Ot180627B unplaced genomic scaffold, Otsh_v2.0 Un_contig_1824_pilon_pilon, whole genome shotgun sequence DNA window includes the following coding sequences:
- the si:ch211-105j21.9 gene encoding sialomucin core protein 24-like, translating into MMAIDHRLSLPLASFIMAISLTTTTTLTSSSERGNNATVANIRLVTAITETMMPNQTYTTAMSTPSNVTVDGALSTTSYHNSSQNSTGTTTHNAVQDNSTTTTALAVSSNTTTEATPSALAPTANATSAAITVPGIVPSTAPTTQEAKTTENQSSTSNIPPQQSTKNLPQTTNAAMPMTTATHNVTQGFGLDNSEKGMTVFFSVVLGVFVLGIFIYTLNRWNQMRQYSHRPLYNNSEAEVGGSLAADDTLVISGGLYDGSQIYNPTMTTTDMTEDEFNFDNRLHVSQRSQFRLEFLTEERESSPGYEASTFHTFQPIDDDF; encoded by the exons ATGATGGCCATTGATCACAGACTTTCTCTACCCCTGGCAAGTTTTATTATGGCCATTTCCTTGACTACAACTACAACTCTGACAAGCTCTTCTGAGAGAGGAAATAATGCCACTGTCGCAAATATCCGTTTGGTTACTGCAATCACAGAGACAATGATGCCAAACCAGACCTACACCACAGCCATGTCAACTCCTTCAAATGTCACTGTTGACGGTGCTCTCTCTACTACAAGTTACCATAACTCAAGTCAGAACAGCACTGGAACAACAACTCACAATGCTGTGCAGGACAACTCAACAACCACAACAGCACTGGCTGTGAGCTCAAACACAACTACTGAGGCAACACCATCAGCTTTGGCGCCTACAGCTAATGCTACATCTGCAGCCATTACAGTCCCAGGTATTGTCCCCTCCACTGCACCAACCACCCAAGAGGCCAAGACCACTGAAAACCAAAGCAGTACATCAAATATCCCACCACAACAATCCACTAAGAATCTTCCTCAAACCACAAATGCCGCCATGCCGATGACAACCGCAACACATAATGTGACACAAG GTTTTGGACTAGACAATTCAGAAAAAGGCATGACGGTTTTCTTCAGTGTTGTGCTTGGGGTGTTTGTTTTGGGAATATTTATTTACACGTTGAATAGATGGAACCAGATGAGGCAATACTCACATCGACCTCTCTATAACAACTCTGAGGCCGAAG TGGGTGGATCCCTAGCAGCAGATGACACACTTGTAATTTCAGGAGGACTCTACGATGGTTCACAAATCTATAATCCAACTATGACAACTACTGATATGACGGAGGATGAGTTCAATTTTGATAACCGTCTACATGTGTCCCAGCGATCACAGTTCCGCCTGGAGTTCTTAACTGAAGAACGAGAGAGCTCCCCAGGCTATGAGGCCTCTACCTTTCATACTTTTCAGCCAATTGATGATGATTTTTAA